A genomic segment from Glycine max cultivar Williams 82 chromosome 1, Glycine_max_v4.0, whole genome shotgun sequence encodes:
- the LOC100816716 gene encoding methylsterol monooxygenase 2-2-like isoform X1, with translation MASLIQSGWQNLAGPVDCMITCLYYLPEYLITHFSDFQLACLGSFFLHEGVFFLSGLPFIWLERAGWMSKYKIQAKNNTPAAQEKCIVRLLLYHFGVNLPVMIFSYPVFTYMGMRSSLPLPSWKVVLIQIIFYFILEDFIFYWGHRILHTKWLYKHVHSVHHEYATPFGLTSEYAHPAEILFLGFATIFGPAITGPHLITLWLWMVLRVLETVEAHCGYHFPWSLSNFLPLYGGADFHDYHHRLLYTKSGNYSSTFTYMDRIFGTDIGYRKLKALKSIGVEDSGEQKKQ, from the exons ATGGCTTCCCTCATCCAATCTGGCTGGCAG AATCTTGCAGGTCCTGTAGATTGCATGATTACATGTTTGTACTATCTACCAGAA TACTTGATCACACATTTCAGTGACTTTCAACTGGCGTGTTTGGGAAGTTTCTTTCTACATGAAGGCGTTTTCTTCTTGTCTGGACTTCCCTTTATATGGCTTGAGAGGGCAGGGTGGATGAGCAAGTACAAAATTCAG GCCAAAAATAACACCCCTGCAGCTCAGGAGAAATGTATTGTTCGTCTGTTGCTTTACCATTTTGGTGTCAATCTACCTGTTATGATTTTTTCATATCCTGTCTTCACATACATGGGCATGCGGAGTAGTCTTCCCCTACCGTCCTG GAAAGTAGTTCTAATTCAAATAATCTTTTACTTCATTTTGGAGGACTTTATATTCTACTGGGGACATAGAATACTGCACACAAAGTGGTTATACAAGCATGTGCACAGTGTTCATCATGA GTATGCTACACCGTTTGGATTGACTTCTGAATATGCTCATCCTGCTGAGATACTTTTCCTTGGGTTTGCTACCATTTTTGGTCCTGCCATTACTGGGCCCCACTTGATAACTCTCTGGTTATGGATGGTTCTGAGAGTCCTAGAGACAGTTGAGGCTCATTGTGGTTACCATTTCCCATGGAGTCTTTCCAACTTCCTTCCATTGTATGGAGG AGCTGATTTCCATGACTATCATCACCGTTTATTGTACACCAAGTCTGGGAACTATTCATCAACTTTTACTTACATGGACCG GATATTTGGGACTGATATAGGCTACAGAAAGTTGAAAGCATTGAAGAGCATAGGAGTTGAAGACAGTGGCGagcaaaagaaacaataa
- the LOC100816716 gene encoding methylsterol monooxygenase 2-2-like isoform X2, with the protein MASLIQSGWQYLITHFSDFQLACLGSFFLHEGVFFLSGLPFIWLERAGWMSKYKIQAKNNTPAAQEKCIVRLLLYHFGVNLPVMIFSYPVFTYMGMRSSLPLPSWKVVLIQIIFYFILEDFIFYWGHRILHTKWLYKHVHSVHHEYATPFGLTSEYAHPAEILFLGFATIFGPAITGPHLITLWLWMVLRVLETVEAHCGYHFPWSLSNFLPLYGGADFHDYHHRLLYTKSGNYSSTFTYMDRIFGTDIGYRKLKALKSIGVEDSGEQKKQ; encoded by the exons ATGGCTTCCCTCATCCAATCTGGCTGGCAG TACTTGATCACACATTTCAGTGACTTTCAACTGGCGTGTTTGGGAAGTTTCTTTCTACATGAAGGCGTTTTCTTCTTGTCTGGACTTCCCTTTATATGGCTTGAGAGGGCAGGGTGGATGAGCAAGTACAAAATTCAG GCCAAAAATAACACCCCTGCAGCTCAGGAGAAATGTATTGTTCGTCTGTTGCTTTACCATTTTGGTGTCAATCTACCTGTTATGATTTTTTCATATCCTGTCTTCACATACATGGGCATGCGGAGTAGTCTTCCCCTACCGTCCTG GAAAGTAGTTCTAATTCAAATAATCTTTTACTTCATTTTGGAGGACTTTATATTCTACTGGGGACATAGAATACTGCACACAAAGTGGTTATACAAGCATGTGCACAGTGTTCATCATGA GTATGCTACACCGTTTGGATTGACTTCTGAATATGCTCATCCTGCTGAGATACTTTTCCTTGGGTTTGCTACCATTTTTGGTCCTGCCATTACTGGGCCCCACTTGATAACTCTCTGGTTATGGATGGTTCTGAGAGTCCTAGAGACAGTTGAGGCTCATTGTGGTTACCATTTCCCATGGAGTCTTTCCAACTTCCTTCCATTGTATGGAGG AGCTGATTTCCATGACTATCATCACCGTTTATTGTACACCAAGTCTGGGAACTATTCATCAACTTTTACTTACATGGACCG GATATTTGGGACTGATATAGGCTACAGAAAGTTGAAAGCATTGAAGAGCATAGGAGTTGAAGACAGTGGCGagcaaaagaaacaataa
- the LOC100816716 gene encoding methylsterol monooxygenase 2-2-like isoform X3, translating to MYLITHFSDFQLACLGSFFLHEGVFFLSGLPFIWLERAGWMSKYKIQAKNNTPAAQEKCIVRLLLYHFGVNLPVMIFSYPVFTYMGMRSSLPLPSWKVVLIQIIFYFILEDFIFYWGHRILHTKWLYKHVHSVHHEYATPFGLTSEYAHPAEILFLGFATIFGPAITGPHLITLWLWMVLRVLETVEAHCGYHFPWSLSNFLPLYGGADFHDYHHRLLYTKSGNYSSTFTYMDRIFGTDIGYRKLKALKSIGVEDSGEQKKQ from the exons ATG TACTTGATCACACATTTCAGTGACTTTCAACTGGCGTGTTTGGGAAGTTTCTTTCTACATGAAGGCGTTTTCTTCTTGTCTGGACTTCCCTTTATATGGCTTGAGAGGGCAGGGTGGATGAGCAAGTACAAAATTCAG GCCAAAAATAACACCCCTGCAGCTCAGGAGAAATGTATTGTTCGTCTGTTGCTTTACCATTTTGGTGTCAATCTACCTGTTATGATTTTTTCATATCCTGTCTTCACATACATGGGCATGCGGAGTAGTCTTCCCCTACCGTCCTG GAAAGTAGTTCTAATTCAAATAATCTTTTACTTCATTTTGGAGGACTTTATATTCTACTGGGGACATAGAATACTGCACACAAAGTGGTTATACAAGCATGTGCACAGTGTTCATCATGA GTATGCTACACCGTTTGGATTGACTTCTGAATATGCTCATCCTGCTGAGATACTTTTCCTTGGGTTTGCTACCATTTTTGGTCCTGCCATTACTGGGCCCCACTTGATAACTCTCTGGTTATGGATGGTTCTGAGAGTCCTAGAGACAGTTGAGGCTCATTGTGGTTACCATTTCCCATGGAGTCTTTCCAACTTCCTTCCATTGTATGGAGG AGCTGATTTCCATGACTATCATCACCGTTTATTGTACACCAAGTCTGGGAACTATTCATCAACTTTTACTTACATGGACCG GATATTTGGGACTGATATAGGCTACAGAAAGTTGAAAGCATTGAAGAGCATAGGAGTTGAAGACAGTGGCGagcaaaagaaacaataa
- the LOC100816716 gene encoding Methylsterol monooxygenase 2-2-like, translating into MASLIESGWQYLITHFSDFQLACLGSFFLHEGVFFLSGLPFIWLERAGWMSKYKIQAKNNTPAAQEKCIVRLLLYHFGVNLPVMIFSYPVFTYMGMRSSLPLPSWKVVLIQIIFYFILEDFIFYWGHRILHTKWLYKHVHSVHHEYATPFGLTSEYAHPAEILFLGFATIFGPAITGPHLITLWLWMVLRVLETVEAHCGYHFPWSLSNFLPLYGGADFHDYHHRLLYTKSGNYSSTFTYMDRIFGTDIGYRKLKALKSIGVEDSGEQKKQ; encoded by the exons ATGGCGTCCCTCATCGAATCTGGCTGGCAG TACTTGATCACACATTTCAGTGACTTTCAACTGGCGTGTTTGGGAAGTTTCTTTCTACATGAAGGCGTTTTCTTCTTGTCTGGACTTCCCTTTATATGGCTTGAGAGGGCAGGGTGGATGAGCAAGTACAAAATTCAG GCCAAAAATAACACCCCTGCAGCTCAGGAGAAATGTATTGTTCGTCTGTTGCTTTACCATTTTGGTGTCAATCTACCTGTTATGATTTTTTCATATCCTGTCTTCACATACATGGGCATGCGGAGTAGTCTTCCCCTACCGTCCTG GAAAGTAGTTCTAATTCAAATAATCTTTTACTTCATTTTGGAGGACTTTATATTCTACTGGGGACATAGAATACTGCACACAAAGTGGTTATACAAGCATGTGCACAGTGTTCATCATGA GTATGCTACACCGTTTGGATTGACTTCTGAATATGCTCATCCTGCTGAGATACTTTTCCTTGGGTTTGCTACCATTTTTGGTCCTGCCATTACTGGGCCCCACTTGATAACTCTCTGGTTATGGATGGTTCTGAGAGTCCTAGAGACAGTTGAGGCTCATTGTGGTTACCATTTCCCATGGAGTCTTTCCAACTTCCTTCCATTGTATGGAGG AGCTGATTTCCATGACTATCATCACCGTTTATTGTACACCAAGTCTGGGAACTATTCATCAACTTTTACTTACATGGACCG GATATTTGGGACTGATATAGGCTACAGAAAGTTGAAAGCATTGAAGAGCATAGGAGTTGAAGACAGTGGCGagcaaaagaaacaataa
- the LOC100816716 gene encoding methylsterol monooxygenase 2-2-like isoform X4: MSKYKIQAKNNTPAAQEKCIVRLLLYHFGVNLPVMIFSYPVFTYMGMRSSLPLPSWKVVLIQIIFYFILEDFIFYWGHRILHTKWLYKHVHSVHHEYATPFGLTSEYAHPAEILFLGFATIFGPAITGPHLITLWLWMVLRVLETVEAHCGYHFPWSLSNFLPLYGGADFHDYHHRLLYTKSGNYSSTFTYMDRIFGTDIGYRKLKALKSIGVEDSGEQKKQ, translated from the exons ATGAGCAAGTACAAAATTCAG GCCAAAAATAACACCCCTGCAGCTCAGGAGAAATGTATTGTTCGTCTGTTGCTTTACCATTTTGGTGTCAATCTACCTGTTATGATTTTTTCATATCCTGTCTTCACATACATGGGCATGCGGAGTAGTCTTCCCCTACCGTCCTG GAAAGTAGTTCTAATTCAAATAATCTTTTACTTCATTTTGGAGGACTTTATATTCTACTGGGGACATAGAATACTGCACACAAAGTGGTTATACAAGCATGTGCACAGTGTTCATCATGA GTATGCTACACCGTTTGGATTGACTTCTGAATATGCTCATCCTGCTGAGATACTTTTCCTTGGGTTTGCTACCATTTTTGGTCCTGCCATTACTGGGCCCCACTTGATAACTCTCTGGTTATGGATGGTTCTGAGAGTCCTAGAGACAGTTGAGGCTCATTGTGGTTACCATTTCCCATGGAGTCTTTCCAACTTCCTTCCATTGTATGGAGG AGCTGATTTCCATGACTATCATCACCGTTTATTGTACACCAAGTCTGGGAACTATTCATCAACTTTTACTTACATGGACCG GATATTTGGGACTGATATAGGCTACAGAAAGTTGAAAGCATTGAAGAGCATAGGAGTTGAAGACAGTGGCGagcaaaagaaacaataa